Proteins encoded in a region of the Halothiobacillus diazotrophicus genome:
- a CDS encoding NADH-quinone oxidoreductase subunit D yields MPEIANYTLNFGPQHPSAHGVLRLVLEMDGETIVRADPHIGLLHRGTEKLAESKPYNQSIGYMDRLDYVSMMCNEHAYVRAIEQLVGLEIPERAQYIRVMFDEITRILNHLLWLGAHALDIGAMTVFLYAFREREDLMDCYEAVSGARLHATYYRPGGVARDLPDSMPQYEPSQWHSERDVKRMNEARQGSLLDFLDDFVTRFPAYVDEYETLLTDNRIWKQRTVDIGIVSPERAIALGFTGPMLRGSGVEWDLRKKQPYAVYDQLDFDIPVGVTGDCYDRYLVRVEEMRQSNRIIKQCIDWLRQNPGPVMVDDRKIAPPRREEVKADMESLIHHFKLFTEGYCLPEGETYAAVEHPKGEFGIYLVSDGANKPYRLKIRAPGFAHLSALDEMSRGHMLADVVAIIGTQDIVFGEVDR; encoded by the coding sequence ATGCCGGAAATTGCGAATTACACCCTGAACTTCGGTCCGCAGCACCCCTCGGCACACGGTGTATTACGCCTGGTGCTGGAGATGGACGGCGAGACGATCGTTCGTGCCGATCCGCATATCGGGCTGTTGCATCGCGGTACGGAGAAGCTGGCCGAGAGCAAGCCCTACAACCAGTCGATCGGATACATGGATCGCCTCGATTACGTGTCGATGATGTGCAACGAGCACGCCTATGTGCGTGCGATCGAGCAGTTGGTCGGTCTGGAAATTCCAGAGCGTGCCCAGTACATCCGCGTGATGTTCGACGAGATCACCCGCATTCTGAATCATCTGCTCTGGCTGGGCGCGCACGCGCTCGACATCGGTGCGATGACGGTCTTCCTCTATGCCTTCCGCGAGCGCGAAGACCTGATGGACTGCTATGAAGCGGTCTCCGGTGCGCGTCTGCACGCAACGTATTATCGCCCCGGCGGCGTCGCCCGCGATCTGCCCGATTCGATGCCGCAGTACGAACCCTCCCAGTGGCACAGCGAACGCGACGTGAAACGCATGAACGAAGCCCGTCAGGGTTCGTTGCTGGACTTCCTCGACGATTTCGTCACGCGCTTTCCCGCCTATGTGGACGAATATGAAACGCTGCTGACCGACAACCGGATCTGGAAACAGCGGACCGTCGATATCGGCATCGTGAGCCCCGAGCGGGCCATCGCCTTAGGATTTACTGGCCCGATGCTGCGGGGTTCCGGTGTGGAATGGGATCTGCGCAAGAAGCAGCCCTATGCCGTCTACGATCAACTCGATTTCGATATTCCGGTCGGCGTGACGGGTGACTGCTACGACCGTTACCTCGTCCGCGTCGAGGAGATGCGCCAGTCCAACCGCATCATCAAGCAATGCATCGACTGGTTGCGCCAGAATCCCGGCCCCGTGATGGTCGACGATCGCAAGATCGCACCGCCGCGTCGTGAAGAAGTGAAGGCCGACATGGAATCGCTGATTCACCACTTCAAGCTGTTCACAGAGGGTTATTGCCTGCCCGAGGGCGAGACCTATGCCGCCGTCGAGCATCCGAAGGGCGAGTTCGGGATCTATCTCGTGTCCGACGGGGCCAACAAGCCCTATCGACTGAAGATTCGCGCCCCCGGCTTCGCGCATCTCTCTGCGCTTGACGAGATGTCGCGGGGGCACATGCTCGCGGACGTGGTGGCCATCATTGGCACCCAGGACATTGTATTTGGTGAGGTGGATCGTTGA
- a CDS encoding NuoB/complex I 20 kDa subunit family protein, whose product MGIEGVFEKGFVTTTADKLINWARTGSLWPMTFGLACCAVEMMHAGAARYDLDRFGVVFRPSPRQSDVMIVAGTLVNKMAPALRKVYDQMAEPRWVISMGSCANGGGYYHYSYAVVRGCDRIVPVDIYVPGCPPTAEALLYGIIQLQNKIRRTNTIARS is encoded by the coding sequence ATGGGAATAGAAGGTGTATTTGAAAAAGGTTTTGTGACCACGACGGCAGACAAGCTGATCAACTGGGCACGAACCGGATCACTCTGGCCCATGACGTTCGGTCTGGCGTGTTGCGCGGTCGAGATGATGCATGCCGGTGCCGCACGTTACGACCTGGACCGCTTCGGTGTCGTCTTTCGTCCGAGTCCGCGCCAGTCGGACGTCATGATCGTGGCGGGTACGCTGGTCAACAAGATGGCTCCTGCCTTGCGCAAGGTGTACGATCAGATGGCTGAGCCGCGCTGGGTGATTTCCATGGGGTCCTGCGCCAATGGCGGCGGCTACTATCACTATTCCTACGCCGTGGTCCGTGGCTGCGACCGGATCGTACCGGTCGATATCTATGTACCCGGCTGTCCGCCGACCGCCGAAGCCTTGCTCTACGGGATCATCCAGTTACAAAACAAGATCCGCCGTACCAATACGATCGCGCGCAGTTAA
- a CDS encoding NADH-quinone oxidoreductase subunit NuoE family protein, whose amino-acid sequence MKSSKIELLTEHTRHEIDHWLRKYPAEQKQSALLAALRETQHQNNGYLTTELMDAVAEYLGLPPISVYEVATFYSMLETKPCGRHHVSICTNISCALMGADDIVAHCERKLGIKMGESTPDGRIFLKVEEECLAACDGGPMMQVDHVYYERLTPEAVDAILDKLE is encoded by the coding sequence ATGAAATCGAGCAAGATCGAACTGCTGACGGAGCACACGCGCCATGAGATCGATCATTGGCTGCGTAAGTACCCGGCGGAGCAGAAGCAGTCGGCCTTGCTGGCGGCCCTGCGGGAAACCCAGCATCAGAACAACGGCTACCTGACGACCGAACTCATGGATGCCGTGGCCGAGTATCTCGGTCTGCCGCCCATCTCCGTGTACGAGGTGGCCACGTTCTATTCCATGCTGGAAACCAAGCCCTGCGGTCGCCACCACGTGTCGATCTGCACGAACATTTCCTGCGCGCTGATGGGGGCGGATGACATTGTGGCCCATTGCGAGCGCAAGCTCGGGATCAAGATGGGCGAGTCCACCCCGGACGGCCGGATCTTCCTCAAGGTGGAGGAGGAGTGTCTCGCCGCCTGTGATGGCGGACCGATGATGCAGGTCGATCATGTCTATTACGAGCGGCTGACCCCGGAAGCGGTCGACGCCATTCTCGATAAGCTGGAGTGA
- the nuoF gene encoding NADH-quinone oxidoreductase subunit NuoF, translating to MSEQVCFATMQFDEPWTLESYLKIGGYSAWRKILEERTDPSLIIEELKASNLRGRGGAGFPTGLKWSFMPRNAPGQKYIVCNSDESEPGTAKDRQILLNNPHALVEGMAIAGYTIGATVGYNYMRGEFTDLVFRRFEGALKEAYALGLLGTDILGSGIDFDLYGSLGAGAYICGEETALLESLEGKKGQPRFKPPFPANFGLYGRPTTVNNTETLSSVPAIMRNGGKWFADLGVPNSGGVKLFSVSGHVAKPGVFEIPMGTPFSELLAMAGGVREGRRLKAVIPGGTSTPVVPGDVMMKTNMDYDSIAKSGTFLGSGGLIVIDDSACMVQALRRIARFYYSESCGQCTPCREGTGWLYRMLTRIVEGKGTPADLNRLDDVASKIEGRTICALGDAAATPVRSFIKHFRHEFEYYIEHGHSMSVDGLATV from the coding sequence ATGTCGGAACAAGTCTGTTTTGCCACGATGCAGTTCGATGAACCCTGGACTTTGGAAAGCTATCTGAAGATCGGCGGGTATTCGGCTTGGCGCAAGATTCTTGAAGAGCGAACCGATCCGTCGCTGATCATCGAGGAATTGAAGGCCTCGAACCTGCGGGGCCGGGGCGGTGCGGGCTTCCCGACCGGTCTCAAGTGGTCATTCATGCCGCGCAATGCGCCGGGCCAGAAGTACATCGTCTGCAATTCGGACGAATCCGAGCCCGGTACCGCCAAGGACCGCCAGATCCTGCTGAATAACCCTCATGCCCTCGTCGAAGGCATGGCGATCGCCGGGTACACCATCGGCGCGACTGTCGGTTACAACTACATGCGCGGCGAGTTCACCGACCTGGTGTTCCGTCGTTTCGAGGGTGCCCTGAAGGAGGCCTATGCGCTGGGCCTCCTTGGCACGGACATCCTCGGCTCGGGCATCGACTTCGATCTGTATGGTTCCCTCGGTGCGGGCGCATACATCTGCGGTGAGGAAACTGCCCTGCTGGAATCCCTCGAAGGCAAGAAGGGGCAGCCGCGGTTCAAACCGCCGTTCCCGGCCAACTTCGGTCTGTATGGCCGGCCGACGACCGTCAACAATACCGAAACGCTGTCATCCGTGCCGGCGATCATGCGCAATGGCGGCAAGTGGTTCGCCGACTTGGGCGTGCCGAACAGCGGTGGCGTGAAGCTGTTTTCCGTTTCCGGGCACGTGGCCAAGCCGGGCGTATTCGAGATCCCGATGGGTACGCCGTTCAGCGAACTGCTGGCGATGGCCGGCGGGGTACGGGAAGGTCGGCGTCTCAAGGCCGTCATTCCCGGCGGCACGTCAACGCCGGTGGTGCCGGGTGACGTCATGATGAAGACCAATATGGACTACGACTCGATCGCCAAGTCCGGCACCTTCCTGGGTTCCGGCGGGCTGATCGTGATCGACGATTCGGCCTGCATGGTTCAGGCCCTGCGTCGGATCGCGCGGTTCTACTATTCCGAATCCTGCGGTCAGTGTACGCCCTGCCGTGAGGGCACGGGCTGGCTGTACCGCATGCTGACGCGCATTGTCGAAGGCAAAGGAACCCCTGCCGACTTGAACCGGCTGGACGACGTGGCGAGCAAGATCGAGGGGCGGACCATCTGCGCCCTCGGCGATGCGGCCGCGACGCCGGTGCGCAGTTTCATCAAGCACTTCCGCCATGAGTTCGAGTACTACATCGAACATGGCCACAGCATGAGTGTTGATGGTTTGGCGACCGTTTAA
- the folP gene encoding dihydropteroate synthase, producing MSDLMRQLSAAPRPLIMGILNVTPDSFSDGGRFFLADRLDVDRVVDAARRMVADGADILDIGGESTRPGAVPLGADEELDRVVPVIEAIVRHVDVPLSVDTSDPWVMTEAVRAGASLINDVRALARPGALAAAAAAVRDHDAAVCLMHMRGEPGTMADHAHYEDLVREVIDELRARIDLAIDAGIPRDKILIDPGFGFAKNTEQNLRLLDRLSEVNRLGFPVLVGLSRKRMIGEITGRSVSDRMAGSVALAVLAIDRGARVVRVHDVAATRDACRLFSAMMETRQG from the coding sequence ATGTCTGACTTGATGCGGCAACTATCGGCCGCACCGCGCCCGTTGATCATGGGTATTCTGAACGTCACCCCGGATTCCTTTTCGGACGGGGGGCGTTTTTTTTTGGCAGATCGGCTGGATGTCGACCGGGTGGTCGATGCGGCCCGGCGGATGGTTGCCGATGGCGCAGACATCCTCGATATCGGCGGTGAGTCGACGCGTCCGGGTGCAGTCCCCCTCGGTGCGGATGAGGAGCTGGATCGCGTCGTGCCGGTGATCGAGGCGATCGTGCGTCATGTCGATGTGCCTCTCTCCGTGGATACCAGTGATCCGTGGGTCATGACCGAAGCGGTGCGGGCAGGTGCGTCGCTCATCAACGACGTTCGGGCGCTGGCTCGGCCGGGCGCCCTGGCCGCTGCCGCCGCTGCCGTCCGCGATCATGATGCGGCCGTCTGCCTCATGCACATGCGTGGTGAGCCGGGTACCATGGCCGACCATGCCCATTACGAGGATCTGGTGCGGGAAGTGATCGATGAGCTCCGGGCTCGAATCGATCTGGCAATCGATGCCGGAATTCCCAGGGATAAAATCCTCATCGATCCCGGTTTTGGTTTTGCGAAGAATACCGAGCAAAACCTGCGGCTTCTCGACCGTTTGTCCGAAGTGAATCGGTTGGGCTTTCCGGTGTTGGTTGGCCTTTCCCGTAAGCGGATGATCGGCGAGATCACGGGGCGATCGGTGTCGGATCGCATGGCGGGCAGTGTCGCCCTGGCGGTATTGGCGATCGATCGGGGGGCTCGGGTCGTTCGAGTCCATGACGTTGCCGCGACGCGGGATGCCTGCCGCTTATTTTCCGCCATGATGGAAACTCGGCAAGGTTGA
- a CDS encoding NADH-quinone oxidoreductase subunit C: protein MTVQQRLNPALQPALESTLGAMINHLTVALDEITIDVSAQNWLAVATTLAQSPSTAFDQCIDLCGIDYLEYGQKEWAGEESVSYTGYSRGVEPASNARLKFGDDAQPSNSGRPRFAVVAHLLSYTHNWRVRVRIACADDAAPVVPSVVRVWPTVNWFEREAFDLFGILFDDHPDLRRLLTDYGFVGHPFRKDFPLIGHVEVRFDPEKNRVVYEPVSIEPRVLVPKVHRHDSRYIGRKGK from the coding sequence ATGACTGTGCAGCAAAGGCTCAATCCGGCATTGCAACCGGCGCTGGAATCCACGCTCGGTGCCATGATCAATCATCTGACCGTGGCGTTGGACGAAATCACGATCGACGTTTCCGCGCAGAACTGGCTGGCCGTGGCCACGACGCTGGCTCAGTCGCCATCCACTGCGTTTGATCAGTGCATCGATCTGTGCGGTATCGATTATCTCGAGTATGGCCAGAAGGAGTGGGCGGGCGAGGAAAGCGTGTCCTACACGGGCTACAGTCGCGGCGTGGAGCCGGCGAGCAACGCGCGATTGAAGTTCGGAGACGATGCGCAGCCCAGCAATTCCGGACGCCCACGCTTTGCCGTCGTGGCCCATCTGCTTTCCTATACCCACAACTGGCGCGTGCGGGTGCGTATTGCCTGTGCCGATGATGCGGCGCCGGTGGTGCCTTCCGTCGTCCGCGTCTGGCCGACCGTGAACTGGTTCGAGCGCGAGGCGTTCGATCTCTTCGGTATCCTGTTCGATGATCACCCGGATCTGCGTCGTCTGCTGACTGACTATGGCTTCGTCGGGCACCCCTTCCGCAAGGATTTTCCGCTGATCGGCCATGTCGAGGTGCGTTTCGATCCGGAAAAGAATCGCGTGGTGTACGAGCCGGTTTCCATCGAGCCGCGTGTGTTGGTGCCCAAGGTGCATCGGCACGACAGCCGCTACATTGGTCGTAAGGGTAAATAA
- the tpiA gene encoding triose-phosphate isomerase, translating to MRTPIVIGNWKLNGTRAMADRLVADIEAVRPELKDIDIGVCPPFVYIPQVVAQVAGAGLGVGAQSCAEYDTGAYTGEVSAEMIRDVGCQYVLVGHSERRTLFGETNEVVGRKTQKALAAGLTPVVCVGETLEERQAGKMNAVVGAQIEAVVAAVGIQAFERVIVAYEPVWAIGTGQTASPEQAQAMHASIRAQLAAYSPAIAESVRIQYGGSIKPGNAAILFAQPDIDGGLIGGASLTAEDFLVICRAAAGSLRAS from the coding sequence ATGCGGACACCGATCGTAATTGGGAACTGGAAACTGAATGGCACCCGGGCAATGGCTGATCGCCTGGTTGCCGATATCGAGGCGGTGCGCCCGGAATTGAAGGATATCGATATCGGGGTTTGCCCGCCGTTCGTATACATTCCCCAGGTGGTCGCGCAAGTGGCTGGCGCGGGTCTGGGCGTGGGCGCGCAGTCCTGTGCCGAGTACGATACCGGTGCCTATACCGGCGAGGTCTCAGCCGAAATGATTCGCGATGTCGGCTGTCAGTACGTGCTGGTGGGGCATTCCGAACGGCGTACCCTGTTCGGTGAAACCAACGAGGTGGTCGGTCGCAAGACCCAGAAGGCCCTGGCGGCCGGATTGACCCCGGTGGTGTGCGTCGGCGAGACGCTGGAAGAGCGTCAGGCGGGCAAGATGAATGCGGTCGTGGGTGCCCAGATCGAGGCGGTCGTGGCGGCCGTCGGTATTCAGGCATTTGAGCGGGTCATCGTGGCCTACGAGCCTGTTTGGGCAATCGGTACCGGGCAGACGGCATCGCCGGAGCAGGCCCAGGCGATGCATGCCTCCATTCGGGCGCAGCTTGCGGCCTACAGTCCTGCAATCGCAGAGTCTGTGCGTATCCAGTACGGCGGATCCATCAAGCCGGGCAACGCGGCCATCCTCTTCGCTCAGCCGGACATTGACGGTGGGTTGATTGGTGGCGCCTCGCTGACCGCGGAAGATTTTTTGGTTATTTGTCGAGCCGCTGCCGGCTCGTTGAGAGCATCGTAA
- the glmM gene encoding phosphoglucosamine mutase — translation MKTFGTDGVRGAVGQWPMTPEFVLKLGWAAGMVLGQDGRRRVLIGKDTRISGYMFESALEAGFSAAGVDVRLLGPMPTPAIAYLTRTLRGSAGVVISASHNPFQDNGVKFFSATGEKLPDSIEAEIERLLGEPMTVAEPAALGKAQRIDDAGGRYIEFCKSTVDIGLSLANLKIVVDCAHGAAYQVAPRVFMELGAQVIRMGTEPDGLNINDGVGSTDPGALQRAVAVHRADLGIALDGDGDRVIMIDADGRVLDGDILLYIIAADRKNRLGYRGGVVGTQMSNLGLELAIERLSLPFIRARVGDRYVHEVLKQQGWLLGGESSGHILCLDRHTTGDGIIAALQVLAAMRHEQKSLRELASAVRIYPQTLVNVRTEQKVDLEDPRMRAAVRQVEQAMGASGRVLLRASGTEPLIRVMVEGEHADEVARHAEDLAAVVREIAAP, via the coding sequence ATGAAGACTTTTGGTACGGATGGGGTTCGCGGTGCCGTGGGCCAGTGGCCGATGACGCCCGAGTTTGTCCTGAAACTGGGATGGGCGGCAGGTATGGTGTTGGGTCAGGACGGACGCCGCCGCGTGCTGATCGGTAAGGATACCCGCATCTCGGGGTACATGTTCGAGTCGGCGCTGGAGGCCGGTTTCTCCGCTGCGGGCGTCGACGTTCGTCTCCTGGGGCCCATGCCGACACCGGCAATCGCCTATCTCACCAGAACCTTGCGCGGATCGGCCGGTGTGGTAATCAGCGCGTCGCATAATCCGTTTCAGGATAACGGGGTCAAGTTCTTTTCCGCGACCGGTGAAAAACTACCCGATTCGATCGAAGCGGAAATCGAGCGACTGCTCGGAGAGCCGATGACGGTGGCGGAACCTGCGGCGTTGGGCAAGGCGCAGCGGATTGATGACGCAGGCGGTCGATACATCGAGTTTTGCAAGAGTACGGTCGATATCGGCCTCTCGCTGGCAAATCTCAAGATTGTGGTCGATTGTGCCCACGGTGCGGCCTATCAGGTTGCGCCGCGTGTCTTCATGGAGCTGGGTGCGCAGGTGATCCGCATGGGAACGGAGCCTGACGGACTGAATATCAACGACGGGGTCGGTTCGACGGACCCGGGGGCTTTGCAGCGTGCGGTGGCTGTGCATCGGGCCGATCTCGGTATTGCGCTCGATGGGGATGGCGATCGGGTCATCATGATCGATGCCGATGGGCGGGTGCTCGACGGGGATATCCTGCTGTACATCATCGCTGCGGATCGCAAGAACCGATTGGGGTATCGCGGTGGCGTGGTGGGGACTCAGATGAGCAATCTCGGCCTTGAGTTGGCGATCGAGCGGCTTTCCCTGCCTTTCATTCGTGCGCGCGTCGGGGATCGATATGTGCACGAGGTGCTCAAGCAGCAGGGCTGGTTGTTGGGCGGGGAGTCGTCCGGGCATATTCTTTGTCTGGATCGTCACACGACCGGGGATGGCATTATCGCCGCGCTGCAGGTGCTGGCGGCAATGCGGCACGAACAGAAGAGTCTTCGTGAGTTGGCGTCTGCGGTGCGGATCTATCCGCAAACGCTGGTCAATGTGCGTACGGAGCAGAAAGTCGATTTGGAAGACCCGCGGATGCGTGCGGCGGTGCGTCAGGTGGAGCAGGCCATGGGCGCTTCCGGGCGGGTGCTGTTGCGTGCGTCGGGTACCGAGCCGCTGATTCGCGTGATGGTGGAAGGGGAGCATGCCGACGAAGTGGCGCGGCATGCCGAGGACCTGGCGGCGGTTGTGCGCGAGATTGCTGCGCCCTGA
- a CDS encoding NADH-quinone oxidoreductase subunit A yields MLEGYLPILIFFGVAVLFSLGLLFGGKILAPMRPDPAKNAAYECGFVAFEDARMKFDVRYYLVAILFIIFDLEIAFLFPWAVALDHIGHFGLIAMAIFLGVLVVGFIYEWKKGALEWE; encoded by the coding sequence ATGCTTGAAGGTTATCTTCCGATACTGATTTTTTTCGGTGTGGCCGTGCTGTTTTCGTTGGGGTTGCTGTTTGGGGGTAAGATCCTTGCGCCCATGCGGCCGGATCCTGCCAAGAACGCGGCGTACGAATGCGGTTTCGTGGCATTTGAAGATGCCCGGATGAAGTTCGATGTCCGTTATTATCTGGTAGCCATTCTATTTATTATCTTTGATCTTGAAATTGCGTTTCTATTCCCCTGGGCGGTGGCACTGGATCACATCGGCCATTTCGGTCTGATTGCCATGGCGATCTTTCTGGGTGTGCTGGTCGTCGGCTTCATTTACGAGTGGAAGAAGGGGGCCTTGGAATGGGAATAG
- a CDS encoding c-type cytochrome, whose amino-acid sequence MKMMRRTLLAVALGGLMVQPLVSMAAGDAAAGKTKFATCAACHGADGKGNGGAFPALTHLSAADAEAILTAFHKGDKAYLQKHNLGGARYSTMAPQAAGLSPTDIADLAAYIATLGGGSSAAAAPAAAPAPKAAPAMVMADANIGFGHALFSSCAVCHGANGEGGKLLNAPKLAGMPASAVSSMLEMYKKGQQLGPYSYVMNAQAKYLTPDEIRDVAAYVSQMNNPDANNSMRQTE is encoded by the coding sequence ATGAAGATGATGCGTCGTACGCTGCTGGCCGTTGCGCTGGGTGGTTTGATGGTTCAGCCGTTGGTATCAATGGCTGCTGGTGATGCTGCTGCAGGCAAGACAAAGTTCGCGACTTGCGCAGCCTGTCATGGTGCGGATGGCAAGGGCAATGGCGGGGCGTTTCCGGCGCTCACGCATCTGAGTGCCGCCGATGCGGAAGCGATTCTGACCGCCTTCCACAAGGGCGACAAGGCCTACCTGCAGAAGCATAACCTGGGCGGTGCGCGCTACAGCACCATGGCGCCGCAGGCTGCAGGTCTGTCTCCGACAGATATCGCCGATCTCGCCGCGTACATCGCCACGTTGGGTGGTGGTTCAAGTGCGGCCGCGGCCCCGGCTGCAGCCCCTGCGCCCAAGGCTGCGCCTGCCATGGTCATGGCGGATGCGAACATCGGCTTCGGTCATGCCTTGTTCTCTTCCTGCGCCGTGTGTCACGGTGCAAACGGTGAAGGCGGCAAGCTGCTGAATGCACCCAAGCTGGCTGGCATGCCGGCCTCAGCGGTCAGCTCCATGCTGGAGATGTACAAGAAGGGTCAGCAATTGGGCCCTTACTCCTATGTCATGAACGCGCAGGCGAAGTACCTGACTCCGGACGAAATTCGTGATGTTGCGGCTTATGTGTCCCAGATGAACAATCCGGACGCGAACAACAGCATGCGTCAGACCGAGTGA
- the secG gene encoding preprotein translocase subunit SecG gives MQTLILIVHVLLGLSLIGLVLIQHGKGADAGAAFGSGSSGTVFGARGAATFLQKMTGWIVVGFFATSLLLAYVINASHNTISVVNSVPVSKTEPATGGAPVSVNPAPVSKGKPADVPSTISGGAPASSQSGDQPKPADVPGK, from the coding sequence ATGCAAACATTGATTTTGATCGTGCATGTACTGTTGGGGCTGTCCCTGATCGGACTCGTGCTGATTCAGCATGGAAAGGGCGCGGATGCCGGAGCAGCGTTCGGTTCCGGGTCATCCGGCACCGTATTCGGTGCACGCGGCGCGGCGACTTTTCTGCAGAAAATGACCGGGTGGATTGTCGTGGGCTTTTTCGCGACCAGCTTGTTGCTGGCGTATGTCATTAACGCTTCACACAACACCATAAGCGTGGTAAATTCTGTGCCCGTTTCAAAGACGGAACCAGCAACGGGTGGGGCGCCTGTATCGGTCAACCCTGCTCCAGTATCCAAAGGCAAACCGGCTGACGTGCCATCCACGATCAGCGGGGGCGCGCCGGCCAGTAGTCAGTCAGGTGATCAACCAAAACCTGCGGATGTGCCCGGTAAGTAA